From Ptychodera flava strain L36383 chromosome 2, AS_Pfla_20210202, whole genome shotgun sequence, the proteins below share one genomic window:
- the LOC139117498 gene encoding indolethylamine N-methyltransferase-like isoform X2, with protein MATVYRGDAYNTDFDSTTYVKTFVLSDLEGVHKANAFRSDMFKETLSKGDFTGPRLLEIGGGPNITNVIHACTRFPEIIFSDYSENCRQAVEKWVKNTPDACDWSHFIKSVCEKEGNGNKWEDRQAMVRQSIKEIVHCDIHKSNPLEPKVYEPFDAIMTSYCVETASPDKDSFKEAIKNITNLLKPGGNLFMFTVFNETAYLVGERQFYTLNVDQTLVKTAIIEGGFHIVSAEVQSIDTVYSDASTLSFLSAIKQ; from the exons ATGGCGACGGTATACAGAGGAGATGCTTATAATACAGACTTTGATAGCACGACATACGTCAAAACTTTCGTACTCTCCGATCTCGAAGGCGTACACAAAGCTAATGCATTTCGTTCCGACATGTTTAAAGAGACATTAAGCAAAG GCGACTTCACAGGACCTCGTTTGTTAGAAATTGGTGGAGGTCCCAACATCACCAACGTTATACACGCCTGCACAAGATTTCCAGAAATCATTTTCTCCGATTATTCTGAAAACTGCAGACAAGCTGTTGAGAAATGGGTCAAAAATACCCCAGACGCATGTGACTGGAGTCATTTCATCAAGTCCGTGTGTGAAAAGGAAGGCAACGG AAATAAATGGGAGGACAGACAGGCCATGGTACGCCAATCCATCAAAGAGATCGTACACTGCGATATCCATAAATCAAATCCACTGGAACCAAAAGTGTATGAGCCATTTGATGCCATCATGACGTCATATTGTGTGGAAACTGCCAGTCCCGACAAGGATTCATTCAAAGAAGCCATAAAGAACATCACTAACCTTCTAAAGCCTGGTGGCAACCTCTTCATGTTCACTGTATTTAATGAGACCGCTTACCTTGTAGGAGAAAGACAGTTCTACACTCTGAACGTCGACCAAACGTTAGTGAAAACAGCCATCATCGAGGGGGGTTTTCATATCGTGTCAGCAGAAGTTCAAAGCATAGACACAGTGTATTCAGATGCTAGTACCCTATCATTTCTGTCTGCCATAAAACAGTGA
- the LOC139117498 gene encoding indolethylamine N-methyltransferase-like isoform X1 → MATVYRGDAYNTDFDSTTYVKTFVLSDLEGVHKANAFRSDMFKETLSKGDFTGPRLLEIGGGPNITNVIHACTRFPEIIFSDYSENCRQAVEKWVKNTPDACDWSHFIKSVCEKEGNGRNKWEDRQAMVRQSIKEIVHCDIHKSNPLEPKVYEPFDAIMTSYCVETASPDKDSFKEAIKNITNLLKPGGNLFMFTVFNETAYLVGERQFYTLNVDQTLVKTAIIEGGFHIVSAEVQSIDTVYSDASTLSFLSAIKQ, encoded by the exons ATGGCGACGGTATACAGAGGAGATGCTTATAATACAGACTTTGATAGCACGACATACGTCAAAACTTTCGTACTCTCCGATCTCGAAGGCGTACACAAAGCTAATGCATTTCGTTCCGACATGTTTAAAGAGACATTAAGCAAAG GCGACTTCACAGGACCTCGTTTGTTAGAAATTGGTGGAGGTCCCAACATCACCAACGTTATACACGCCTGCACAAGATTTCCAGAAATCATTTTCTCCGATTATTCTGAAAACTGCAGACAAGCTGTTGAGAAATGGGTCAAAAATACCCCAGACGCATGTGACTGGAGTCATTTCATCAAGTCCGTGTGTGAAAAGGAAGGCAACGG CAGAAATAAATGGGAGGACAGACAGGCCATGGTACGCCAATCCATCAAAGAGATCGTACACTGCGATATCCATAAATCAAATCCACTGGAACCAAAAGTGTATGAGCCATTTGATGCCATCATGACGTCATATTGTGTGGAAACTGCCAGTCCCGACAAGGATTCATTCAAAGAAGCCATAAAGAACATCACTAACCTTCTAAAGCCTGGTGGCAACCTCTTCATGTTCACTGTATTTAATGAGACCGCTTACCTTGTAGGAGAAAGACAGTTCTACACTCTGAACGTCGACCAAACGTTAGTGAAAACAGCCATCATCGAGGGGGGTTTTCATATCGTGTCAGCAGAAGTTCAAAGCATAGACACAGTGTATTCAGATGCTAGTACCCTATCATTTCTGTCTGCCATAAAACAGTGA